The proteins below are encoded in one region of Salvelinus namaycush isolate Seneca chromosome 32, SaNama_1.0, whole genome shotgun sequence:
- the edn1 gene encoding endothelin-1: MDFRILCSMLSMMYSGILHAVSSAPMEEDTAASTTTTPVPVRHIRNKRCSCSTFLDKECVYFCHLDIIWVNTPERVVSYGLGNASRKKRAIKDPAISKQDPRCKCVHEDDSTCTNFCQLEIYLRYNMLPDTAIHPAVGADCAERHQCKHKLAAKTSRIKRVKYRDQKAVGPSALRATVKARLLLEKWMVGQQHRAREER; this comes from the exons ATGGATTTTAGAATACTTTGCTCCATGTTGTCAATGATGTACTCTGGAATTTTACATGCAG TCTCATCCGCTCCTATGGAAGAGGATACAGCGGCTTCCACCACAACCACCCCGGTGCCAGTGCGCCACATCAGGAACAAGCGATGCTCCTGCTCAACGTTCCTGGACAAGGAGTGCGTTTACTTCTGTCACCTGGACATCATATGGGTCAACACGCCTGA GCGCGTGGTTTCCTACGGTCTGGGCAACGCTTCTAGAAAGAAGCGCGCCATCAAGGATCCCGCCATCTCCAAGCAGGACCCTCGCTGCAAGTGCGTCCATGAAGATGACAGCACATGTACAAACTTCTGTCAGCTTGAAATTTACCTGAGGTACAACATGTT gCCAGACACGGCGATCCACCCCGCCGTGGGCGCTGACTGTGCTGAGAGGCATCAGTGCAAACACAAGTTGGCAGCCAAGACGAGTAGGATTAAAAG GGTGAAATACAGAGACCAAAAAGCAGTGGGCCCCTCAGCTCTTCGGGCCACAGTCAAAGCTCGCTTGCTGCTGGAGAAATGGATGGTGGGACAACAACACAGGGCacgagaagagagatga